A segment of the Desulfobacterales bacterium genome:
ATGTTTAGGCAGATATGTAGCCGCAAAAAAAGGTTTTTTATCATGAGTCATAAATATAGTAAGAGGCCACCCACCTCCTCCTGTGAGCATATAACAGGCAGACATATATACAGCATCTATATCAGGTCTTTCTTCTCTATCTACTTTTATGCAGATAAATGTATCATTAAGCCATTTTGCAGTTTCAATATCTTCAAATGATTCCTTTTCCATAACATGACACCAGTGACATGTTGAATAACCAATTGAAAGAAAAATTGGTTTATCTTTATCTATAGCTTCTTTAAATGCTTCTTCCGACCATGTATACCAATCTACAGGATTATGAGCATGCTGAAGAAGATAAGGACTTTTTTCATTTATTAATCTATTTGATTTCATACACATTATCTTTCAGGAAAATTTGGGGATTTTTTCACCTAATATTTTATTCAGAATTTCAGCTACATAATCCTCTGTATAAGGTTTTTGTACAACGCCACAGAATCAATAATCTTGATCATCCATAATCAGAATCCTGCCCTTGCCATGATGCCTGAATTCCTCTTTATTTCCATTTCCCATATATTCCTTTAAGGATGCTGACTCCCTGAAAAGTAAAACTTTTAACATCAGTATTCAAATTTCCATTATTTAAAAGTGTCTCATCTTCCACACTTTTACTAATCGAAGAATACAAGCATTGAGACTAAAATTCAATCAATATTTTTCTCACAGTCCTTGATTATATCGTTTTTAACGAACATCCAAAGTTTTCTTTTTACGATCATTTTTCCTGATTATATAAATTTAATAACTTCGAAATAAAAATGACAAATGATTTCTATTTTTTAAAAATAAAATTTGAATATCTAATGTTTTTTAGCCTTAATAAGCTGAATGATATATCATTTTTTAATAAAAAATTATTAAATTTAGTTCGTTTTAATGTTTTAACCACGTATCTAAATTGTTTCTTCCCGATTATTGATATTCCTCACACGCCCTAATGTTATTTTTACAGGCATCAGCGATTATTATGCATCATAAGTTTGATTTGACTTATTTCTTTTATTTTTTTAGCTTACGAGAATTTTCTCCTCGGGGTTTCAATATTTTTGGTTTTGGAAGGGGCAATTCTTTTTCAGTTAGCATTATTAATTCGCTAATCCATTCTCTATTTTCAATTTGCTCCTCAATAAGAAAATATGGTTTTGCTCCGGAATAGGGGGGCGCTTCAATAATACCGCCATTTCCAATAAATGATTTCCCGATTTTTGTTGGTTTTACAAATAACTGGTTATCACATATAAGAGCTATAACTTTTCCATTGCAATAAAGTGCATATTCGCCAAACATTTTTTTGTATGTAATTACACCAACATTTTCAATTTGTTCTACTACGAATTTAACAAAGTTTATATCAGAGGCCATTTCAAGAACTCCTTCTTTATTTTTTTCAGATATTAGGTACAATATAACACCAAACTGGAAGGACATGGAGATCTCCGAGTGCAGCTTCGGGTTATATAGCAGTGTTTATTAAATTTATAATTGTTAATTTATTAAGCATTCCCGGTGATAGATCAAGATGTTCTTCATTTGGCTGGATTGCCGGGTCAATAATATATAGAAAAGTAAATTGGAAAAAGTATTCCCCCCTTTTTAAAGTTTTTAAAGTTTTTAAAGGTGGGCAAGGGGGATTTTTTTATAACTGTCCCCTATCGAATAAAATTTGTCATTGTTTTGACTACCTGATCTGGAGCCGGAACCTGTTTTTTACCAATTTCCATTACTTTCATTAACCAAGCCATATTTTTTCCTAAGACTTCCATAATTTGCTTGCCTTCTCCATCCTGTTCGATTTCTCCTGGATTTGTACCATGGGCGACATTCCAGTAATTGGAACAAGGTATAATCATTTCAGAATATAAAATATAATGATTTAACGAATTCATTGTGGGAAGACCTCCCGATCGTCTAACCGCAACTACAGATGCGCCAACTTTATGTCGAAGCAGAGCATTATTAACCGAAATCACGAAAAATGCTCTATCAAGAAATGATTTCATTGTCCCTGAAATCCCGGAAAAGTAAACTGGAGAACCCAGCAGTATCCCATCTGCTTTTTTCATTATTTGAATCCATTCATTCACCGGATCATCTGTAATCGAACATTGTTCATTTTGTTTTGTTACGCAGCTAAAACAGGCATTGCACCCATGAATTTTTTCTTTACCAACCTGGATCATTTCCGTCTCAATACCTGCTTTTTCCAATTCTGCAAAAACCATATTTAATGAAAATGCGGTATTACCTTTTTTTCTTGGACTTCCATTAAATCCTACAACTTTCATTTTAATTCTCCTTTTTTTAATGTTTTAAGAGCTATAGAAAAAAGCTACAGTATTTAAGAAAAGTATTTTTGTTTAATTATAAAATCATCTTGCCCCCTCTCCCTTGACGGGAGAGGGCTGGGGTGAGGGTGAAAATACTTTTTCCAATTTACTTTTCTTAAAAACTATATATAACATATTAAGGTACTGTGATAATATTTTTGCTTTCATTCCATAAAATATTGTTTAATCGTCATCTATATTCAAATCTGGATAAAGCTTTGTTGCGCATTCCTTACAAATCCCATGACTGAACTGTACGTCAGAATATTTTTGAATGTATGACTCAAGGTGATTCCAGTAGCCTTTGTCATCACGAATTTTCTTACAACTGGCGCATATTGGTAATAATCCTTTAAGGGTTTTTATATTATCTAATGCGTTTTGGAGTTCCCATGTCTTTTCTTTGACTCTTTTCTCCAGTTCCAGATTTCTGATTTTAATAGCCCTAACTCGCAATAGATACAAGCAAAGAATAAACAGGGTTGCAAAACTACTGATACTCCATAAGAAAAGTCGTTTTTTCCACCAAGGGAATGCTACATTGACTTCTAATGCAGTACCTTCATGGTTCCAAATTCCGTCATTGTTCGACCCCTTTACTCGTAATGTATATCGACCTCCAGGCAGTCCAGAATATCGACCGAATCTTTGCTCTCCGGCGTTATACCACTCTCTATCAAATCCCTCGAGCATATAGGCATATTGATTTTTCTTAGATCTTGTATAATTTAGAGCAACATATTTAAACTCAAAGAAATTTTGTTTCCAATCCAGTTCAATTTTACGAACTTTTTCAGGAGCTATACCTGTTTCTATTTTTTCTCCTCCCTGCGTAATTGATATCAAATAAACAGGTGGTACTGTTGGATTATCTTTCACATTATCCGGATCAAATCTAATGACTCCAATACTACTGGAAAACCACATTTCGCCATCAGTTGTCTTCAAGACACTCAAAGGGGAGAAATTGAACTCAAGTCCACCTTCTTCATACCTTCGTACAACCTGTTCTATTCTTGTATCGAATTTAAGCAACCCGGAATCGGAGCTAATCCAAAGAAATCCATTATTGTCCTCAAGAATACCTCTGATAGTTGAAAGAATACCGGCGTCTTCTTCAAAGCTCGTAAATGTTTCTGTAGCTTTATCAAATTTATTAAGTCCTTTTTGTGAGCTGATCCATATTGCACCTTTAGAACTTACAAAAAAATAATTGATATTGTTGCTGCTGATACTTTTAGGGTCATTATCATTGTGACGATATGAATTAAAGCTATCAGTTTTTCTGTTATACCTGATGAGGCCATTACTCTCATTAGTAAACCACAGATTGGCCTCATTATCAGCATGTACGCCCAAGATATGTAGCAAATTCGAGTTAGTATCATTAGGCTCATAACCTGTAAATTTTTCAGTATTCTTATTAAATTTATAGATGCCATTATTTTCTGTGCCAAACCACAGAGTTGCTGGATCTTGAGGATCTTCCAGCATGCTCCAGGCCTCGATTAATTTTGAATTTTTATAACGCTTTAAGAACTTCCCAGTCTTAGTATCAAACAACCCTAACATTCCATTGTTGGTACTAATCCAAATATTACCCGAACTATCCACGTACATTGATGTTATAT
Coding sequences within it:
- a CDS encoding flavodoxin family protein, whose product is MKVVGFNGSPRKKGNTAFSLNMVFAELEKAGIETEMIQVGKEKIHGCNACFSCVTKQNEQCSITDDPVNEWIQIMKKADGILLGSPVYFSGISGTMKSFLDRAFFVISVNNALLRHKVGASVVAVRRSGGLPTMNSLNHYILYSEMIIPCSNYWNVAHGTNPGEIEQDGEGKQIMEVLGKNMAWLMKVMEIGKKQVPAPDQVVKTMTNFIR
- a CDS encoding TfoX/Sxy family protein encodes the protein MASDINFVKFVVEQIENVGVITYKKMFGEYALYCNGKVIALICDNQLFVKPTKIGKSFIGNGGIIEAPPYSGAKPYFLIEEQIENREWISELIMLTEKELPLPKPKILKPRGENSRKLKK